The Longimicrobiales bacterium genome has a window encoding:
- the rplI gene encoding 50S ribosomal protein L9, translating to MKNLKVILRQDIDKLGEAGEIVTVKPGFARNYLLPRGYAFEATTANLRAIEDERAKGEAKAKRDFLEARRRASKLEGVSLTFHAKAGEESKLFGSITTADIADRLNTEQGLGFDIDRRSIELEEPIKSLGVFPVAVKLHPEVKPEIKVWVIKAE from the coding sequence ATGAAGAATCTGAAAGTCATTCTGCGGCAGGACATCGACAAGCTTGGCGAGGCGGGCGAGATCGTCACCGTGAAGCCTGGCTTCGCACGCAACTACCTGCTGCCTCGCGGCTACGCCTTCGAGGCGACGACGGCGAACCTGCGCGCGATCGAGGACGAGCGTGCGAAGGGCGAGGCGAAGGCGAAGCGTGACTTCCTCGAGGCACGGCGCCGGGCGTCGAAGCTGGAGGGTGTGTCGCTGACGTTCCACGCGAAGGCGGGCGAGGAGTCGAAGCTGTTCGGCTCGATCACGACGGCGGACATCGCTGACCGCCTGAACACGGAGCAGGGTCTCGGCTTCGATATCGACCGCCGCTCGATCGAGCTGGAAGAGCCGATCAAGTCGCTGGGTGTATTCCCGGTGGCGGTGAAGCTGCACCCGGAGGTAAAGCCGGAGATCAAGGTGTGGGTCATCAAGGCGGAATAG
- a CDS encoding transposase → MGRRLRPHLPGTPFHVTARLQGRAAWFTEIEQAVVRRILHAPRRSDADLLAYAVMPNHLHMVVVQGRQPLSQFMQPLLRRVALLVQRCTGHDGHVFERRFRASPCLDAEYFRNAIVYVHLNALRANLCLSPDAYEWCSHAAYAAPGARECTRNGISVGRALWVFAARGEDTLIRCQTNYRLFMDWRRATDAHRAAEENGLHAGLPPVRPSTAGGDAHWNSNYSSIRILDEAGSRPRQDLPEIARGTLSELAPEMELEVLRAGYRTKAVVRVRRRFILRALGAGHRGGVIARFLNIAPTTVSSVRTTAMQEGR, encoded by the coding sequence ATGGGACGCCGATTGAGACCTCACCTGCCCGGTACGCCGTTTCACGTGACTGCCCGCCTCCAGGGACGGGCCGCGTGGTTCACCGAGATCGAACAGGCGGTGGTGCGTCGGATACTCCACGCGCCGCGGCGAAGTGACGCGGATCTGCTGGCTTACGCCGTAATGCCCAACCACCTGCATATGGTCGTAGTGCAGGGACGGCAGCCTCTCAGCCAGTTCATGCAGCCGTTGCTGCGGCGTGTGGCGCTGCTGGTGCAGCGGTGTACCGGTCACGACGGGCATGTCTTCGAACGTCGTTTCCGGGCTTCGCCATGCCTGGACGCGGAATACTTCAGAAACGCCATCGTGTACGTCCACCTCAACGCTCTCAGGGCCAACCTGTGCCTCAGCCCGGATGCGTATGAATGGTGCTCGCATGCCGCGTATGCCGCGCCTGGAGCGCGTGAATGCACGAGGAACGGTATATCCGTGGGACGGGCATTGTGGGTTTTCGCGGCACGTGGCGAGGACACCCTCATCAGGTGCCAGACCAACTATCGGCTTTTCATGGATTGGCGGCGCGCCACGGATGCGCATCGCGCCGCCGAGGAAAACGGGTTACATGCGGGTCTGCCTCCGGTGCGGCCGAGTACGGCAGGCGGGGACGCTCACTGGAACAGCAACTATTCATCGATCCGGATCCTCGATGAGGCGGGCAGCCGCCCCCGGCAGGATCTGCCTGAAATAGCACGCGGCACCCTTTCAGAGCTCGCGCCTGAAATGGAGCTCGAGGTGCTCCGAGCGGGCTACAGGACGAAGGCTGTCGTGCGGGTCCGGCGCCGTTTCATTCTACGCGCGCTGGGGGCTGGCCATAGAGGCGGCGTCATCGCCCGCTTCCTGAACATCGCGCCGACCACCGTCAGTTCAGTACGCACCACCGCCATGCAGGAAGGCCGCTGA
- the rsfS gene encoding ribosome silencing factor has protein sequence MAPDETTTQIEMTPVLERATELAADRKGVDMLVMDLRGISNATDFFFLVSGTSDMHARSIAEHIIEELKKEGVRPSHVEGLRSGRWVLIDYIDFVVHVFHPAAREFYQLERLWGDAPVQALEEE, from the coding sequence ATGGCACCTGACGAGACGACTACACAGATAGAAATGACGCCCGTCCTCGAGCGCGCCACGGAGCTGGCCGCCGACCGCAAGGGCGTCGACATGCTGGTGATGGACCTTCGCGGGATCTCCAATGCAACGGACTTCTTCTTTCTGGTCAGCGGCACGTCCGACATGCACGCCCGTTCCATCGCGGAGCACATCATCGAGGAGCTGAAGAAGGAGGGCGTCCGGCCGAGCCACGTCGAGGGTCTCCGGTCCGGGCGCTGGGTCCTGATCGATTACATCGATTTCGTCGTGCACGTTTTCCACCCCGCTGCCCGCGAGTTCTACCAGCTCGAGCGGCTCTGGGGGGACGCACCGGTACAGGCGCTCGAAGAAGAGTAG
- a CDS encoding BamA/TamA family outer membrane protein, translated as MRRSLLAVLIAACCAPLLVADSAHAQYFGRNKVQYRAFDFQIIRTEHFDVYYYPQEREAALDAARMVERSYARLSRVLQHEFDERKPLIIYASHTDFQQTNALPWFLDESTGGVTESLKSRMILPFTGSYADFDHVLTHELVHGFQYDVIFRRGVVNEASPFTARLPLWFMEGMAEYLSIGRIDAHTVSWLRDAVLKGYLRSIAEMSQRDDYLSYRFGQSLWAFIGSKWGDEVVGILLQKAPRIGIERAFTSTLGLSLDELNQEWQAEVRTTYLAQVTEYDQPDEFAERLTKHDKLYDPWYLAPAISPDGNDFVYLSQHDGFAFDLWLADARTGKVKKRLVGSARDAGLESLRYMNSGASFSHDGRYIAFAAKDGGQDALYVYDMQRNRMSRKMKFDLNGISAPSWAPDGSRIVFTGLDGGISDLFVTDLDGNLTRLTNDRYADLLPAWSPDGSRIAFTTDRSGTDLDLLVYGNTRIAVMDAATHRIDVLPQQEEGKNINPAWSPDGTKLIWVSDRDGTNNLYLYDLQQGELSQITDVLSGVIAVTPLSPVISWSRSGRMLFTYFHNAGYDTYAVDDPLALPRRRVLPSLVASRAGSEPAAADPATAVPANRAADSAAVLPGAASDSTLAAPADSTPTPAVPANGVADSTALPVTAAADTAVAAPPLGARPPQATLSDSAGTAVLAGGKPLQTPVAQRPGFVSSYYRDPDGEFRRSALELPGDPNAPAPVSVIALLDSAALALPDTSVFELRDYKVKLTPDVIGRPSIGAEVGGYYGNGVYGGSYISLSDMLGNHNLMVSGSINGSLSDASFFSAYTFLKRRMNLSAALWQVPLYRYVGGGYFPLDIGGEQREVAANIFLRDVIRGGQVGLSYPFSTFRRVELNMTGVNYQSDILYRGYDTRTFKPIEIDQSSAGFSYAQPEVAMVFDNSLFGWTGPVVGRRYRIQLSRTFGDIRFNEALVDFRNYANWKQKVVFATRFVGLSRFGGEAERFGLYWGSPYYIRGYDYNSFKPSSGECEDSRHWGERTSLSRCPVRDQLVGASAAFVNAEVRFPIITELQIGFLGSFPPVDAVAFFDGGMAWDGRVCAITDYSRADNCAAGASHDVSITWDRKAGEDPFLVREPLFSYGLGLRINVFYTVLRLDYAWPVNRADRSGMLSFSFGPSF; from the coding sequence ATGAGGCGAAGTCTGCTGGCGGTATTGATCGCAGCGTGCTGTGCACCGCTGCTTGTGGCGGACTCCGCCCATGCGCAGTACTTCGGCCGCAACAAGGTGCAGTACCGCGCGTTCGATTTCCAGATCATCCGCACTGAGCACTTCGACGTCTATTACTACCCGCAGGAGCGGGAGGCCGCCCTGGACGCCGCCCGCATGGTTGAGCGTTCCTACGCCCGGCTGTCGCGCGTGCTCCAGCACGAGTTCGACGAGCGCAAGCCGCTCATCATTTACGCCTCGCACACCGATTTCCAGCAGACGAACGCGCTCCCGTGGTTCCTGGACGAGAGCACGGGCGGTGTCACCGAATCGCTGAAGAGCCGCATGATCCTGCCGTTCACCGGGTCCTATGCGGACTTCGACCACGTGCTCACCCATGAGCTGGTGCACGGCTTCCAGTACGACGTGATCTTCCGTCGCGGCGTCGTCAACGAGGCGTCGCCGTTCACGGCCCGCCTGCCGCTCTGGTTCATGGAAGGCATGGCGGAATACCTGTCGATCGGCCGCATTGACGCCCACACGGTGAGCTGGCTGCGCGACGCGGTTCTGAAGGGCTACCTGCGCTCGATCGCGGAGATGTCGCAGCGCGATGACTACCTGTCGTACCGCTTCGGCCAGTCGCTGTGGGCGTTCATCGGCTCGAAGTGGGGCGACGAGGTCGTCGGAATCCTGCTGCAGAAGGCGCCGCGCATCGGTATCGAGCGCGCGTTCACGTCGACGCTCGGTCTCTCGCTCGACGAGCTGAACCAGGAGTGGCAGGCGGAAGTGCGGACGACGTACCTGGCGCAGGTCACCGAGTACGATCAGCCGGACGAGTTTGCCGAGCGGCTGACGAAGCACGACAAGCTCTACGACCCCTGGTATCTCGCTCCGGCCATCTCGCCGGATGGCAACGACTTCGTCTACCTGTCGCAGCATGACGGCTTCGCGTTCGACCTGTGGCTCGCGGACGCGCGCACCGGCAAGGTGAAGAAGCGGCTGGTCGGCAGTGCCCGCGACGCCGGCCTGGAGTCGCTGCGCTATATGAACTCGGGCGCGTCGTTCTCGCACGACGGTCGCTACATCGCGTTCGCCGCGAAGGATGGCGGCCAGGACGCTCTGTACGTATACGACATGCAGCGCAACCGGATGTCGAGGAAGATGAAGTTCGATCTGAACGGCATCTCCGCGCCGAGCTGGGCGCCCGATGGCAGCCGCATCGTCTTTACTGGCCTGGACGGCGGCATCAGCGACCTGTTCGTCACCGACCTCGACGGCAATCTCACGCGGCTGACGAACGACCGCTACGCGGACCTGCTGCCGGCATGGTCGCCGGACGGCTCGCGCATCGCGTTCACGACCGACAGAAGCGGCACCGATCTCGATCTGCTCGTATACGGCAACACGCGCATCGCGGTCATGGACGCAGCCACGCATCGGATCGACGTGCTGCCGCAGCAGGAGGAGGGCAAGAACATCAATCCTGCGTGGTCGCCCGACGGCACGAAGCTGATCTGGGTAAGCGATCGCGACGGCACGAACAATCTCTATCTCTATGACCTGCAGCAGGGCGAGCTGTCGCAGATCACCGACGTCCTGTCCGGCGTGATCGCGGTCACTCCGCTGAGCCCGGTGATCTCGTGGTCGCGCAGCGGTCGCATGCTGTTCACGTACTTCCACAACGCCGGCTACGACACGTACGCGGTGGACGATCCGCTGGCGCTCCCGCGCCGCAGGGTGCTTCCGTCGCTCGTCGCCTCACGCGCCGGCTCTGAGCCGGCAGCAGCCGATCCCGCGACTGCGGTGCCCGCGAACCGCGCTGCCGACTCAGCGGCTGTTCTGCCCGGCGCGGCGTCCGACTCCACGCTCGCTGCCCCCGCGGACAGCACCCCGACACCGGCAGTACCGGCCAACGGAGTCGCCGACTCCACCGCGTTGCCAGTGACCGCCGCCGCGGATACCGCGGTTGCGGCGCCGCCGCTCGGAGCGCGGCCGCCGCAGGCTACGCTCAGCGATTCAGCCGGCACAGCGGTGCTCGCGGGCGGAAAGCCGCTGCAGACGCCCGTCGCACAGCGGCCGGGATTTGTGTCGTCGTATTACCGCGATCCGGACGGTGAATTCCGTCGCAGTGCGCTCGAGCTGCCCGGCGATCCGAACGCTCCCGCGCCCGTGTCGGTCATCGCGCTGCTGGACAGTGCTGCGCTCGCGCTGCCGGATACGAGCGTGTTCGAGCTGCGTGATTACAAGGTGAAGCTCACGCCCGATGTGATCGGTCGTCCGAGCATCGGCGCGGAGGTCGGCGGCTATTACGGCAATGGCGTATACGGCGGCAGCTACATCTCGCTGTCGGACATGCTCGGCAACCACAACCTCATGGTTTCGGGCAGCATCAACGGATCGCTGTCCGATGCCAGTTTCTTCAGCGCGTACACATTCCTGAAGCGCCGTATGAACCTGAGCGCTGCGCTCTGGCAGGTGCCGCTCTATCGCTACGTCGGCGGCGGATATTTCCCGCTCGACATCGGCGGCGAGCAGCGCGAGGTCGCGGCGAACATCTTCCTGCGCGACGTGATCCGCGGTGGCCAGGTCGGTCTGTCGTATCCGTTCAGCACGTTCCGCCGCGTCGAGCTGAACATGACGGGGGTCAACTACCAGAGCGACATCCTGTATCGCGGCTATGACACGCGCACATTCAAGCCGATCGAGATCGACCAGTCGTCGGCGGGCTTCTCGTATGCCCAGCCGGAGGTCGCGATGGTATTCGACAACTCGCTGTTCGGCTGGACGGGTCCGGTCGTCGGCCGTCGCTACCGTATCCAGCTGTCACGCACGTTCGGTGACATACGGTTCAACGAGGCGCTCGTCGACTTCCGGAACTACGCGAACTGGAAGCAGAAGGTCGTATTTGCGACGCGTTTCGTCGGGCTGAGCCGGTTCGGCGGTGAGGCAGAGCGCTTCGGGCTCTACTGGGGCAGCCCCTACTACATCCGCGGCTACGACTACAACTCGTTCAAGCCATCGAGCGGTGAGTGCGAGGACTCGCGGCACTGGGGCGAGCGGACGTCGCTCTCGCGCTGTCCCGTCCGCGACCAGCTGGTCGGCGCGAGCGCAGCGTTCGTCAATGCCGAGGTGCGCTTCCCGATCATCACCGAGCTGCAGATCGGCTTCCTCGGCAGCTTCCCGCCGGTGGACGCCGTCGCGTTCTTCGATGGCGGCATGGCGTGGGATGGCCGCGTGTGCGCGATCACGGACTACAGCCGTGCTGACAACTGCGCTGCGGGCGCGAGTCACGACGTCTCTATCACCTGGGACCGTAAGGCGGGCGAGGATCCGTTCCTGGTGCGGGAACCGCTGTTCAGCTACGGACTCGGCCTGCGCATCAACGTGTTCTACACGGTCCTGCGCCTGGACTACGCCTGGCCTGTGAACCGTGCGGACCGCAGCGGGATGCTCTCGTTCAGCTTCGGCCCGAGCTTCTAG